Within the Opitutaceae bacterium TAV5 genome, the region TCTCCGGCCTTCCGCTACCCTGCCTGGTTCATACGCGGAAGCGCCTGCATCGTAGCTGCGAACGTAATACCAAAGGCCCAAAGCTTCCGGATTTTTACACAAAGGCCGCAAAGAGCCCAGCTATCTCCTTCGCGACCTTTGCGATCTTTGTGTAAAATCAACAACCTTCGGGACACAGGTATACGTTCGCAGCTACAGGCAGTTCTGCCGCCGTCCGGATTCCGTATGAAGCAGGCGGGTTACTCCTTCCGCTCGTTCTTCCGCGCGCCCCGCTCCGCCGCCTTCACCACCTCGCGCACGATCGGCACAAACGCCTCCGCCGCCGGCCGCGTGTGCACGCCGTGCAGGTTCAGGAAACCCACCTGCCGCTTCAGCACCGGACGCACGATCCGCACCACCACGCAACCCGCCAGTTCCCGGCCGCGCCCCCACAAGGCCGATGACGGCACCAGACCCGGCCCGCCGCATTCGCTCACGGTGCGCAGCAGCACCTCCACCGAACCGATCTCCATCGCAAACCGCGGCACCCGCCGCGCCACCGCGCATGCGTTGAGCGTCAGGGTCCGCGTGCCGTGTCCCGGCGGCAACGCCAGCAACGGACGCCGCAACACTTCCTCCAGCGGCACCGTCTCGCGGCCCGCCAGCGGATCGTCCGCACGCACCACCGCCACCAGTTCTTCCTGAAACAGCAACTGCGCCCGCAAGCTGCGCTCCCCCGTGGGCATGTAGCCGATGCCCATCTCCACCGTGCCCTGCACGAGCGCCGCTTCCATGTCGTCGACCGACAGCTCCAGCAACCGCACGCGGATCTCCGGGTGCTCCGTATGAAACCGCGCCACCGCCGCCGGCATCACCCGGTGCGAGAGCACCGGCAGCGCCGCCACCGTCAGCGAGCCGCGTTTCAACCCGCTCAGGTCGTCGAGAGACTGACGCAGGTTTTCCATCTCGCCCAGCACCCGCCGCGCATACGGCAGCAGCATCTCGCCGGCGGGCGTCAGCCGGCACATGCGCCGCGCCCGATGAAAGAGCGGCGCCCCCAGCTTCCCCTCGAGTTGCTGGATCTGCTGCGAGAGCGTCGGCTGGCGCAGCCCCATCACCGCCGCCGCCCGCGTGAAACTCCCCGCTTCCGCCACCGCCCGGAAGTAGAGCAGATGACGCAGTTCGACCGAATCGTATAAAATAGATGGCATCTATGGACAGGATAGCTGTGACCCTTCCGAAGCTGGTATCATGCCTGCTGGTTCAAGGTGACACGAAAAAAACGTCATTCACCTATGAGCACCACCACCGCACGCCATCTCAACCGTCGTGATTTCATGAAACTCGCAGGAGGTCTCGCCGCCGGGCTCGCCCTCTCCCCTTCCTTTTCCTCCCGCGCCTTCGCCCAGAGCGGCGGCAAGCGCGCCGACGAACTCAACATCCTCTGCTGGGAAGGCTACAACACCGAGGAAGTGCTCGGCCCCTTCCGCAAGGCCTTCCGTGGCATCAAGCTCAAGGCCGAATCCGGCACCGACGACCCGAGCATGATCAACAAGCTCCGCGCCGGCGAACTCAAGGTCTGGGATCTCATCAATCTCAACCAGTGCTGGGCTCGCGAACAAATGTGGCCCGAAAAGCTCATCGTTCCCCTCAACCAGGCGCGCTTCGAACCGCACCTGGAAAAAATGCTCCCCTGGTTCTACGACAAGAAGACCGGCATCAACCCCTTCGCCCTTTCGCCCGACGGCAAGGACCTGCTCGGCATGATCCAGCGTTTCGGCCCGTTCTCTTTTGTCGTGAACACCAAAAAAATCTCCCGCGCCGCCGCCGAGGACGGAGGTTTTCCGATGTTCCTCGATCCGAAACTGAAAAACCGCTACGGCATCCTCGCCTACGACAACTGGAACGTGATGCACCTCTGCTTCACCGCCGGCTTCAGCCCGTTCAAGGTGCACACGCCCGAGGAAATCGAGCTCTACCGCAAGACCGCACAACAACTCTTCACCAACGCGAAGATGATCTCCGGCGACCTCGTGCAACTCAACCAGGCCCTCGTCAACGGCGACATCGATTGCTACTTCTCCGGCGGCACCTACACCGCGTCCACCGCCCGCCACGAAGGATTTTCCGAAGTGCGCGGCATCTCCCCGCTCCGCGGCCCGGTCGACGGCAAGGGCGCCATGCAGTGGTTCGAGCTCACCTCGCTCGTCAACAATCCGGATCTCAGCCCGCGCGCCGCCGACTTCCTCGAATTCGTGCAAAAACCCGATATTTGCAAAGCCGTCGCCTTTGCCGAAGGCACCTTCAATCCGGTCTCGCAGATGGCGCAGCCCGAAGTTTTTGCCAAGTTCAGCAAACAGGAACTCGATGCCATCCAGTGGGACAGCCTCGAAGAGGAGATGAACCGCAGCGTCGATTACCAGGTCGTGCCCGACAACGACCTGCTCACCTCGATCTACAACGAAGCCAAGCGCACCCGCAGCTGAATCCGGACAACCATTACGTAGCGGCATGCCTCTGCTTTTCCTGACGGAAAAGTGCATGCCGGGTCGAAAACCGTGGCGGCATGCCTCCTGCATGCCGTCTCCCGGGCATCCCGGCCGCCGGGGCCGCCAATCGCAAGTCATCAACCGGAAACCGAAAATCACCACATGGTAGCACCGCTCACAGCACCCGACGTTGCCCCCGCTTCCCGCCCTGCCGCTCCTGCCGCCGACACGCCCGGCGTCCGCGATGCCATCCTCGAAGCCGCCGGCATCACCAAACGCTTCGGCGCCTTCACTGCCGTCAACGACGTGAGCTTCCGTATCCGCGAGGGCGAGTTCTTCACGCTCGTCGGCCCGAGCGGCAGCGGCAAGACCACGCTCCTGCGCATGCTCGTCGGCATGGAAAAACCCACCTCCGGCGACCTCCTCCTGCGCGGACGCGTCATCAACGACCTGCCGCCCAACCGCCGCCCCACCTGCATGGTGTTCCAGTCGCTCGCGCTCTTCCCGCACATGAGCGTGGGCCGCAACGTCGAGTTCCCGCTCACCATCGCCGGCGTCGCCTCCGGCGAGCGCCGCACCCGCGCCTGGGAACTCCTCACCCAGCTCCACCTCGATCCCAACCATTATTACGACAAGAACGTCATGCAGTGCTCCGGCGGCGAACGCCAGCGCGTGGCCCTCGCCCGCGCCCTCGCGTACGATCCCGAAATCCTCTTCTTCGACGAACCGCTCTCCGCCATCGACGCCCGCCTGCGCAAGATGCTGCAAAAGGAGCTGAAAGACATCCAGCGCCGCACCGGCAAGACGTTCTGCTATGTCACCCACTCGCTCGAGGAAGCCATGGTCATGAGCGACCGCGTGGCCATCCTCCGCGCCGGCCGTATCGAACAGATCGGTACGCCCGACGAAATCTACGCCGCCCCGCGCAACGCCTTCGTCGCCGAGTTCATGGGCGAGGTCAACCTCCTCCCCGTCACCGGTCGCGACGGCACCGCCGCCGGCGAATGGGACACCGGCCGCCGCGCTCTCCCGCTCACGCTGCCCGCGCCGCTCGCCGCCGCGCAGCCGCGCAAGCTCCTCA harbors:
- a CDS encoding transcriptional regulator; this translates as MPSILYDSVELRHLLYFRAVAEAGSFTRAAAVMGLRQPTLSQQIQQLEGKLGAPLFHRARRMCRLTPAGEMLLPYARRVLGEMENLRQSLDDLSGLKRGSLTVAALPVLSHRVMPAAVARFHTEHPEIRVRLLELSVDDMEAALVQGTVEMGIGYMPTGERSLRAQLLFQEELVAVVRADDPLAGRETVPLEEVLRRPLLALPPGHGTRTLTLNACAVARRVPRFAMEIGSVEVLLRTVSECGGPGLVPSSALWGRGRELAGCVVVRIVRPVLKRQVGFLNLHGVHTRPAAEAFVPIVREVVKAAERGARKNERKE
- a CDS encoding spermidine/putrescine ABC transporter ATPase, which encodes MVAPLTAPDVAPASRPAAPAADTPGVRDAILEAAGITKRFGAFTAVNDVSFRIREGEFFTLVGPSGSGKTTLLRMLVGMEKPTSGDLLLRGRVINDLPPNRRPTCMVFQSLALFPHMSVGRNVEFPLTIAGVASGERRTRAWELLTQLHLDPNHYYDKNVMQCSGGERQRVALARALAYDPEILFFDEPLSAIDARLRKMLQKELKDIQRRTGKTFCYVTHSLEEAMVMSDRVAILRAGRIEQIGTPDEIYAAPRNAFVAEFMGEVNLLPVTGRDGTAAGEWDTGRRALPLTLPAPLAAAQPRKLLIRPESLRFLKPGETAGNAIPVRIVNEFSLGSRIQYHVEAAPGCTLTVERLREDRPDPTASDHRLGWELQDSQLLES
- a CDS encoding spermidine/putrescine ABC transporter substrate-binding protein; this translates as MSTTTARHLNRRDFMKLAGGLAAGLALSPSFSSRAFAQSGGKRADELNILCWEGYNTEEVLGPFRKAFRGIKLKAESGTDDPSMINKLRAGELKVWDLINLNQCWAREQMWPEKLIVPLNQARFEPHLEKMLPWFYDKKTGINPFALSPDGKDLLGMIQRFGPFSFVVNTKKISRAAAEDGGFPMFLDPKLKNRYGILAYDNWNVMHLCFTAGFSPFKVHTPEEIELYRKTAQQLFTNAKMISGDLVQLNQALVNGDIDCYFSGGTYTASTARHEGFSEVRGISPLRGPVDGKGAMQWFELTSLVNNPDLSPRAADFLEFVQKPDICKAVAFAEGTFNPVSQMAQPEVFAKFSKQELDAIQWDSLEEEMNRSVDYQVVPDNDLLTSIYNEAKRTRS